The Microbacterium luteum nucleotide sequence GCGTCACCTCGCTCGCCGGGGCGCCGGCGACGAGCATCGTCTCGCCCATGCGGATCGCGAGCTCGACGATCTGAGCGGCGAGCGCGTCGTCGATCACCGGGAGCGCTTCGGTGAGGGTGTCGGTGGGGACGTCGCTGTTGACGAGGTCGCGAAGGCTCGGCAGCAGGCGTCGGCGGCGAGGGGGCATGCGGGTGCATCCTCCGGGTGGTGCGAGGTGTGTGGTGCGTCGATGAATCGGCCGCGTCGATGATTCGGCCGCGTTGGCCGACTCGATCCTAGATCTCGGATGCTGTGCGCGAACAGTGTGCGCCGGGCGGCCGACCGGTGCGTCCGTCACATGGCGAAGAGGGCATGGGCCCGTCCGTAAGATGGTGGGTCGGGCGTGCCTTCGTCCGACCCATTCTTCGTGCCCGCGCAACCCGGGAGATCCAACGTGGCGCTGATCGTCCAGAAGTACGGCGGTTCGTCCGTCGCCGACGCGGAGAGCATCAAGCGAGTCGCCAAGCGCATCGTGGATGCCCGTCGTGCCGGTGACGACGTCGTCGTCGCCGTGAGCGCCATGGGTGACACCACCGACGAGCTCATCGACCTCGCCGGGCAGGTGGCGCCCATCCCGGCGCCGCGCGAGATGGACATGCTGCTCTCCAGCGGTGAGCGCATCTCGATGGCGCTGCTGGCGATGGCCATCCACTCGATGGGCTTCGAGGCGCGCTCCTTCACCGGCAGCCAGGCCGGCATGATCACCACGGCCGACCACGGCTCGGCGCGGATCGTCGACGTCACCCCCATCCGCCTGCGCGAGGCGCTCGATGACGGGGCGATCGTGATCGTCGCCGGGTTCCAGGGTTTCAACCGCGACACCCGCGACATCACGACCCTCGGGCGCGGTGGCTCGGACACGACCGCGGTGGCCCTGGCGGCGGCCCTCGACGCCGACATGTGCGAGATCTACAGCGACGTCGACGGGATCTTCACCGCCGACCCTCGCGTGGTGCCCAAGGCCAGGAAGCTGTCCGTCGTCGGCGCCGAGGAGATGCTGGAGCTCGCCGCCAACGGCGCGAAGGTGCTGTACATCCGCGCGGTCGAGTACGCGCGTCGTCACGGCGTGCTCATCCACGCCCGCTCCACGTTCAGCTCGGGCGTGGGAACCTACGTTCTGGGTCCGGGGATGACCGTTCCCGACGGCGAAGAGGGAGAGACCATGGAAGAGCCGATCGTCGCCGGAGTCGCCACCGACCTCGGTCAAGCCAAGATCACCGTCATCGGCGTGCCCGATGTGCCCGGCAAGGCGGCGGAGATCTTCAAGATCGTCGCGAAGTCCGGTGCGAACGTCGACATGATCGTGCAGAACGTCTCCGCCGCATCGACCGGTCGCACCGACATCTCCTTCACCCTTCCCAAGCCCGACGCCGCCACGGCGATCAAGGCCCTCGCCGGAGAGCAGGACGACATCGGCTTCGCGAGCCTGGTGCACGACGATCAGATCGGAAAGCTCTCGGTCGTCGGCGCCGGGATGCGCACGCACTCGGGCGTCTCGGCGACCCTCTTCGAGGCACTGAGCACCGCGGGCATCAACATCGAGATGATCTCGACCTCCGAGATCCGCATCTCGGTCGTGCTGCGCGGGGACGATCTCGCGGATGCGGCACGCGTCGTCCACACCGCCTACGGCCTCGACGGCGACGCCGACGCGACCGTCTACGCCGGCACCGGCCGCTAAACTCGGCCCTTCCACCCGTTCCGGCCGGATGCGTCCGGCCCTCCCGCTCCCCGAGCTCGACCCGAACCGAGGAACCGTCATGACCCGTATCTCCGATTCCGGACTCTCCGTCGCCGTCGTCGGCGCCACCGGCCAGGTGGGAACCGTGATGCGCGAGATCCTCGCCGAGCGGGCGTTCCCCATCCGTGAGCTGCGCCTGTTCGCCACCGCGCGTTCGGCCGGTCAGGCGATCAACTTCGCCGGCCAGAGCATCGTGGTCGAAGACATCGCGACCGCGGACCCCGCCGGTGTCGACATCGCGCTCTTCTCCGCCGGAGCCACCGGAAGTCGTGCGCACGCGCCGCGGTTCGCCGAGGCCGGTGCGCTCGTGATCGACAACTCCAGTGCGTGGCGCATGGACCCCGAGGTGCCGCTGGTCGTCAGCGAGGTCAACCCGCACGCGATCGACGATGCGGTCAAGGGCATCGTGGCGAACCCGAACTGCACCACGATGGCCGCCATGCCGTTGCTGAAGGCCCTGCACGCCGAGGCGGGTCTGGAACGACTGATCGTCAGCACCTACCAGGCCGTTTCCGGATCGGGTCTCGCGGGGGCACAGGAGCTTCTCGGTCAGATCGAAGGCGTTCTCTCGCAGGGGGACACCCTCCGCCTCGTGCACGACGGTTCAGCCGTGGACTTCCCGCAGCCGGAGAAGTACGTCGCGCCGATCGCGTTCGACGTCATCCCGCTCGCCGGATCCGTCGTCGACGACGGCCTGAACGAGACCGACGAGGAGAAGAAGCTCCGCAACGAGAGCCGCAAGATCCTCGAGCTCCCCGACCTCCGCGTCGCGGGAACGTGCGTGCGCGTGCCGGTCTTCACCGGCCACTCGCTGTCGATCAACGCCGAGTTCGCCCGCGACATCACGCCCGAGCGGGCCCGCGAGGTGCTGGCGGATGCTCCCGGGGTGCGTCTGGAAGAGGTTCCGACCCCGCTGCAGGCTGCCGGTCAGGACCCGAGCTTCGTCGGCCGCATCCGGCAGGATCAGTCCGCCCCCGAAGGCCGCGGTCTCGTGCTGTTCATCAGCAACGACAACCTGCGCAAGGGGGCGGCGCTGAACGCCGTGCAGATCGCCGAGGTCGTCGCGGCCCGTCGCGGCGTCACGGCGTGAGTTCGGCGCTTTCCGCCCGCGCGCCTAGAATCGACGGGTGACCGAACCCGCCGACGTCGTGCTGATCGGTGGTGGCATCATGAGTGCCACCCTGGGC carries:
- a CDS encoding aspartate kinase, translated to MALIVQKYGGSSVADAESIKRVAKRIVDARRAGDDVVVAVSAMGDTTDELIDLAGQVAPIPAPREMDMLLSSGERISMALLAMAIHSMGFEARSFTGSQAGMITTADHGSARIVDVTPIRLREALDDGAIVIVAGFQGFNRDTRDITTLGRGGSDTTAVALAAALDADMCEIYSDVDGIFTADPRVVPKARKLSVVGAEEMLELAANGAKVLYIRAVEYARRHGVLIHARSTFSSGVGTYVLGPGMTVPDGEEGETMEEPIVAGVATDLGQAKITVIGVPDVPGKAAEIFKIVAKSGANVDMIVQNVSAASTGRTDISFTLPKPDAATAIKALAGEQDDIGFASLVHDDQIGKLSVVGAGMRTHSGVSATLFEALSTAGINIEMISTSEIRISVVLRGDDLADAARVVHTAYGLDGDADATVYAGTGR
- a CDS encoding aspartate-semialdehyde dehydrogenase is translated as MTRISDSGLSVAVVGATGQVGTVMREILAERAFPIRELRLFATARSAGQAINFAGQSIVVEDIATADPAGVDIALFSAGATGSRAHAPRFAEAGALVIDNSSAWRMDPEVPLVVSEVNPHAIDDAVKGIVANPNCTTMAAMPLLKALHAEAGLERLIVSTYQAVSGSGLAGAQELLGQIEGVLSQGDTLRLVHDGSAVDFPQPEKYVAPIAFDVIPLAGSVVDDGLNETDEEKKLRNESRKILELPDLRVAGTCVRVPVFTGHSLSINAEFARDITPERAREVLADAPGVRLEEVPTPLQAAGQDPSFVGRIRQDQSAPEGRGLVLFISNDNLRKGAALNAVQIAEVVAARRGVTA